ATTTAGGCGAAGCAACCGCAGGAGATATGAATGGATAGAAAGTGGCTAGGTGTGGCCATAGGTGCTTTGTTTCTGCTTTCGATGCTATTTTATGCCCGATTTGAGGTAAAATGGCTACGAGTGGGGGGCAATCATTTAGAAATCGCACGTAACTATCTAAGGATAGGGGACAACTACATCCGCATGAGCAGAAAATACATGCACAGCATCCTTTATCCCGGCAATTTCTTGAGCGACAGTGAGATTTATCTCGAACGGGGCCAAGACTATCAGAAAGAGGTCGAAGTAGAGTCTCGTCCTTCGTCGGATTTTTCAGATAATCGTTTTATTGGAAGGATTTCAATATCTTTGAAGGAAAATTTGGAAAGAATCGTGAAAGGTGTGGGGGATGAATAAGGGGAAAGGGAAGAAGCTCCACATTGGGATTATGGGTGGCACCTTCAACCCCATCCATCATGGACATCTGGTCACGGCTCAGGAAGCTCTCGAGCAGTTTAAATTGGATGAGATCATTTTCATGCCCTGTGGTCAGCCTCCCCACAAGAGGGATGAGGAGATAATTCCCGCGGAGGAGAGATATTTGATGACGGTCATTGCCACCGCCTCGAACCCCCGCTTCACCGTGTCCAGGATGGAAATCGAGAGGAAGGGTCCCTCCTACACCATCGATACCATCAAGGAGTTAAGGACGATTTATGGGGAGGATACCGAGATCTTCTTCATCACCGGAGCCGATGCCATCCTGGAGATATTGACCTGGAAAGATGCGGAGAAACTTTACGATCTGTGTAGCTTCATCGCCGCCACCCGCCCCGGTTATTGTCTCGAGAAATTCAAGGAGATACACGTAATCCCGGAGGGAAAGAAGGAGAGGGAAAAGCCCAAAGTCTATTTCATGGAAATTCCCGCCCTGGCCATCTCCTCTACGGATATCCGCAGAAGGGTCAGGGAAGGAAAACCCATAAAATACCTTGTTCCCGATGGAGTAGCCAGGTACATCCAAAAATGCGGATTTTATAGAGGACGAAAGGCAAAAGAGCCGTAATCTTAGCAAAGAGGCCATTATGTCCATAGGTTACAGAAGCAGAAGGAAATCCGAGGAATCCATGGGCTACAGGACGCGCCAGAGACTTTTGAGGGGCTGGCGAAGAAGACGACGGATTAAGATAGTCCTTGGAATTTTCCTCTTTCTCGCTCTGATTTCCTTTGGAGCCCTCTTTTGGCTAAAGGGTCCCGCCATTTTATCTCTTTTATTCCGAGGGAAAGAAAAAGTTCGGGTCTCTCCCTTGCCCAAACCTGTGAGGGTCACCTTTCTGATCATCGGGGCGCAAAAGACCGATTCTGGGGAGCAGGTTCTCGGTTTGATATTGATGTCCTTCGATCCCAAGGAAAAGAAGATAAGCGGTTTTTCTATTCCACCTGAAACCTTCGTCGAGGTCCCGGGTCATGGATTTGAAAAGATATCCGAGGCATTGACCTCTGGAATCCCCATCCTTTCGGCGTCGGTCGGGAATTTCCTGGGCATAAGCGCTGATCACTATCTGAAATTGGATCATCTGGATTTTGAGAGAATTGTAAAGGCGGGGAGACTTAACAAGGCTTTTGACAGGGTGAAGGAGAGCGATTTAAATCAAATGGAGTGTTCAAGGTGGTCCAAGATTTTGGCTAAAGTCCCACGCTCCAAGATAAACATCGTTCCCCTTCCTGTGAAACCGATCTCCGTTGGTCAGGAAACCTACTTTGAGCCCCAGAAGGATGAAATAGAACATTTGGTGAAGGTACTCTTTGGAAGGGAGAAGAGAAGGAGAGCGATAAGGGTCATAGTCCTCAATGGATGCGGAGAGCCAGGGGTGGCTGGTGAGGTGGCTCAGAAGTTAATCGAGAACGGGTATAAGGTCGTTCAGACCAAGAATGCCGAGAGCTTTGATTTCAAGAAAACCCAGATAATAATCTATCGAGGGGATAAAAGTTCCGCGGAGAGGGTAAAGGATTTGCTTGGTGTCGGAGTCATCGTATCCAAAAGGCTCCCACAGGATCTCGCGGATATAGCCATAATCGTGGGTAAAGATTATAAGCAGCAACCCGTCGATGGTCCATAACCAGTTTTTAATATTATGACTTACCGGCTCCCATTCCCGACTACAGACTAACGGGGGTATGCCTTTGAAATCCAGGGAGTTAGCGAGACTTATCGCAAGAGCAGCTGCAGAGAAAAAGGCTGAAGATATCATCGTTTTAGACATCGGCAAGCTCCTGATAATCACGGATTATTTCGTCATATGTAGTGGGAAAACCACGCGCCACGTGAAGACCATCTTCGAAAACATCCAGAGGAAATTGGATGAGAAAGCGGTAAGACCCTTGGGAGTGGAAGGACAGGGCGAAGCCTACTGGATACTTTTGGACTGTGGCGATGTTGTCGCCCATATCTTCACCCAGAAAGAGAGGGATTATTATCAACTGGAGAGGTTGTGGAAGGACGCCCCCCAACTCAACTGGGACGAATCCCCCAAAAGAAGAACATCCAAACCCTAAGTACCTCATCATTCTCAAATTCTCGCGAATTCAAGAATGGCCAATGCAATAACTTACCACCTTTCTTCCTCTTGTCCAATCAACAACAAAAGGTTAATAATGGGGGTAATCCTGTGGCTAAACGCTGTGGCGAGCGCCACTGCTTGTTCACTAGCCCTTCTTGCTGTTTTTCGGAATCAAACCAGTAAATTGTCGATAGCATTATGGATGAAATAAGCGCTGATAGTAAGCCTTCTCGCATTCCATAGTGCACCACGAACATTATGATGGAAGTGGTTATCCCATGGGACTGAGGGGAGATAACATTCCCTTAGGCTCTAGGATACTTGCTGTAGCCGATGCTTTTGAGGCTATGACCGCCGATCGTCCTTACAGAGAGGCTTTAGGCTTTGAGAGAGCTATAACCGAGCTAAAAAATAACGCTGGTAGTCAATTTGATCCACGCATAATAGAGGCTTTCATCGACTTAATCAAGAGTGATAAGTCTAGCAAAAGGATTGAGAAAATCAAGAAAACAATTGAAGGCTAAGGTCCATACCTAAGCCAGTTTCTTCCAGCAAAACCTTTCTTTTGTGCAAATTAAATTTTCAGCCAGGATTCCTCCGAGCTTTATCATATAAATAAGAAGTTAACTTTTTACCGATATATTTTTCGAGAAATCCTTTTGGATCAGTTATTAGAATTAGATTACAGGGCGGGGAGAAGATGAACGAACTGGAGATCAAGCGCCTCATTCTGCGAAAGATGGATGTTTTTCGTTCGGTGCTACCCCAAGTCTCACTGCGCTTCTTCAGTCGGAAGAGCTATCTTCTCTGGGCGAGGACCATACCCCAGGTTCAGGAGGAGATCCAACTCGGATGGTACGAGAATTTCGAGGCTGAATTCAAGGAGCCCGTATTGGCCCTGCG
This genomic stretch from Actinomycetota bacterium harbors:
- a CDS encoding LCP family protein produces the protein MSIGYRSRRKSEESMGYRTRQRLLRGWRRRRRIKIVLGIFLFLALISFGALFWLKGPAILSLLFRGKEKVRVSPLPKPVRVTFLIIGAQKTDSGEQVLGLILMSFDPKEKKISGFSIPPETFVEVPGHGFEKISEALTSGIPILSASVGNFLGISADHYLKLDHLDFERIVKAGRLNKAFDRVKESDLNQMECSRWSKILAKVPRSKINIVPLPVKPISVGQETYFEPQKDEIEHLVKVLFGREKRRRAIRVIVLNGCGEPGVAGEVAQKLIENGYKVVQTKNAESFDFKKTQIIIYRGDKSSAERVKDLLGVGVIVSKRLPQDLADIAIIVGKDYKQQPVDGP
- a CDS encoding HD domain-containing phosphohydrolase, which codes for MHHEHYDGSGYPMGLRGDNIPLGSRILAVADAFEAMTADRPYREALGFERAITELKNNAGSQFDPRIIEAFIDLIKSDKSSKRIEKIKKTIEG
- the nadD gene encoding nicotinate-nucleotide adenylyltransferase — protein: MNKGKGKKLHIGIMGGTFNPIHHGHLVTAQEALEQFKLDEIIFMPCGQPPHKRDEEIIPAEERYLMTVIATASNPRFTVSRMEIERKGPSYTIDTIKELRTIYGEDTEIFFITGADAILEILTWKDAEKLYDLCSFIAATRPGYCLEKFKEIHVIPEGKKEREKPKVYFMEIPALAISSTDIRRRVREGKPIKYLVPDGVARYIQKCGFYRGRKAKEP
- the rsfS gene encoding ribosome silencing factor; translated protein: MPLKSRELARLIARAAAEKKAEDIIVLDIGKLLIITDYFVICSGKTTRHVKTIFENIQRKLDEKAVRPLGVEGQGEAYWILLDCGDVVAHIFTQKERDYYQLERLWKDAPQLNWDESPKRRTSKP